A portion of the Bactrocera neohumeralis isolate Rockhampton chromosome 2, APGP_CSIRO_Bneo_wtdbg2-racon-allhic-juicebox.fasta_v2, whole genome shotgun sequence genome contains these proteins:
- the LOC126767669 gene encoding uncharacterized protein LOC126767669 isoform X1 has protein sequence MVFNAKYYAGNSAGFKQLSQQHCEQQFHVPQSKLCSTKTRHTGSDLKPSTVVCGGDSITSTSIIVSTDPVKSSDNHQNQNINNNGTNINHKQNQTIGCTFSSLTEKLETPTLVSIKTSVASNSTTRTSATTSTLPAASSLTNYYGLGIPKSPSFHSGLDQLASKKNESYINRPHLSNAKSFKDNVAPHIVSGDLTKQRIIVANNCLTFNIKNIEEIKAKFLVDETLVSGTHLVNNHNSPTSTMSQHQQRQKAEIQTTAVASPSIATSSSALSSITTNSIGSGIVSAAVASIYNSSNKSSSTYTYNPNTVASTYASNSTSSYSSSSSACISNSAGTSTPVVGGMPGSGIGGVGVGGVATNSISTAIVTSSTTATSSSLVATLTQHFSAATSATSLLSTAASPSLTTNNKSPVSAAAAIKNILNATKNVGNSAASVAIGQAANSAGSGSANVAQNIVSGISISLGIGGSANNNAGKNGLSLCSGNGTSLAAKLNNTNASHFQNGDEANNAMNIGLGNSTCNGGIDGVDNDNCSKDNTNGSGILSPQTLQQITGSPGRARDRNLFHSPSTTLTATPLPLLRETPANEREQLLIQKLRQCCTLFDFSEPLSDLKWKEVKRAALHEMVEYLSNQNGVITEAIYPEAINMFAVNLFRTLPPSSNPNGAEFDPEEDEPTLESSWPHLQFVYELFLRFLESPDFQPNIAKRYIDHQFVLQLLDLFDSEDPRERDFLKTVLHRIYGKFLGLRAFIRKQINNVFYRFIYETEHHNGIAELLEILGSIINGFALPLKEEHKQFLLKVLLPLHKAKSLSVYHPQLTYCVVQFLEKDPSLSEPVIRSLLKFWPKTHSPKEVMFLNELEELLDVIEPAEFQKVMEPLFRQIAKCVSSPHFQVAERALYYWNNEYIMSLIADNSQVILPIMFPALNRNSKTHWNKTIHGLIYNALKLFMEMNQRLFDECSRNYRQEKQLEREKMSQREELWMQVESLAKSNPEWPKMCGQMDNLSISSSQNEFEENENCDLTYDKLEQESRQPQIQQQTAQETREIRGERNKDKPLLRRKSDLPADSGTIRALFEHKRTDDFLKTPPDVNKY, from the exons ATGGTATTCAATGCTAAATACTATGCGGGCAACTCAGCCGGCTTTAAGCAACTATCACAACAACACTGTGAACAACAATTCCACGTGCCGCAATCAAAATTGTGTTCAACAAAAACTCGACATACAGGTAGTGATCTAAAACCATCTACTGTTGTGTGTGGGGGTGACTCCATTACATCAACCTCAATTATTGTATCTACCGATCCAGTGAAATCGAGTGATAATCATcaaaaccaaaacattaacaatAACGGAACTAACATTAACCATAAACAAAATCAAACTATAGGCTGTACGTTTAGCTCTTTAACAGAAAAGCTTGAAACCCCGACATTGGTGTCTATTAAAACAAGTGTTGCATCCAACTCAACAACAAGAACTTCGGCCACAACATCAACACTTCCAGCGGCTAGTTCCCTGACAAATTATTATGGCTTAGGTATACCCAAGTCACCGTCATTTCACAGCGGACTTGATCAGTTGGCCAGCAAGAAAAACGAATCTTACATAAATCGACCGCATTTGTCAAATGCGAAAAGTTTTAAAGACAACGTTGCCCCACACATTGTTAGCGGCGACTTAACAAAGCAAAGGATTATAGTAGCGAATAACTGTTTAAcatttaatatcaaaaacatTGAAGAAATCAAAGCTAAATTTCTAGTTGACGAAACCTTGGTTTCTGGAACACATTTGGTTAATAATCACAATTCTCCTACGTCAACAATGTCACAGCATCAACAGCGACAAAAGGCCGAAATACAGACAACGGCGGTTGCATCACCATCAATTGCAACAAGCAGCAGCGCGTTATCATCTATAACAACAAATTCTATTGGTTCAGGTATAGTTTCCGCTGCCGTTGCATCTATTTACAATTCAAGCAACAAATCTTCGTCGACATATACTTATAATCCCAATACCGTAGCCTCTACATACGCTTCCAACAGCACATCCTCATATTCCTCATCGTCATCTGCATGTATATCGAATTCGGCCGGAACAAGCACGCCAGTTGTTGGTGGAATGCCTGGTAGTGGCATTGGCGGTGTTGGCGTTGGAGGGGTTGCCACCAATAGCATCAGCACTGCCATTGTCACCTCATCAACGACGGCAACGTCATCTTCACTGGTTGCGACACTGACACAGCACTTTTCAGCTGCCACATCGGCTACTTCACTGCTTTCAACGGCTGCCTCACCATCATTAACCACTAATAATAAG TCGCCGGTGAGTGCAGCCGCCGCAATCAAAAATATTCTCAATGCCACAAAAAATGTTGGAAACTCGGCTGCTTCTGTGGCGATAGGACAAGCAGCAAATTCTGCAGGAAGTGGCAGCGCAAATGTGGCACAAAATATCGTTAGTGGTATTAGTATTTCGTTGGGAATCGGTGGGTCAGCGAACAATAACGCCGGTAAAAATGGGCTTTCATTGTGCAGTGGAAATGGTACGTCTTTagcagcaaaattaaataataccaATGCCTCCCACTTTCAAAATGGCGACGAAGCGAATAATGCCATGAACATTGGTCTTGGTAACAGTACTTGTAACGGCGGAATTGACGGCGTTGATAATGATAACTGCAGCAAGGACAACACAAATGGCAGCGGAATTCTATCGCCACAAACTTTGCAACAAATCACTGGAAGTCCTGGACGCGCTAGAGACCGCAATCTATTCCATTCACCATCCACAACATTGACGGCCACACCTCTGCCGCTCCTACGAG AAACGCCCGCAAATGAACGTGAACAACTTTTGATTCAAAAGTTAAGGCAATGTTGCACACTCTTCGATTTTTCCGAGCCCTTAAGCGATCTAAAATGGAAGGAAGTAAAGCGCGCTGCTCTGCACGAAATGGTCGAGTATCTCTCTAACCAGAATGGTGTGATCACGGAAGCAATTTATCCGGAGGCAATAAATATG TTTGCGGTAAATTTATTTCGCACATTACCTCCTTCATCGAATCCCAACGGCGCTGAGTTCGATCCGGAAGAAGATGAACCTACGTTAGAATCATCGTGGCCCCATTTACAATTTGTCTACGAACTATTTTTGCGTTTCCTCGAATCACCAGATTTTCAGCCAAACATCGCTAAGCGTTATATTGATCACCAATTTgtgttgcagttgttggaccTTTTTGATTCGGAGGATCCACGTGAACGTGATTTCCTTAAGACTGTACTGCATCGGATCTATGGAAAGTTTTTGGGTTTAAGAGCATTTATACGCAAACAAATCAATAACGTATTCTATCG cttTATTTATGAGACCGAGCATCACAATGGCATTGCTGAACTTTTAGAAATTCTCGGTAGTATTATAAATGGTTTCGCATTACCACTAAAAGAGGAGCACAAACAATTTTTGCTGAAAGTTTTATTACCATTGCACAAGGCGAAAAGCCTATCTGTTTACCATCCGCAATTGACATATTGCGTTGTGCAGTTCTTGGAGAAAGATCCAAGTTTATCGGAGCCAGTAATAAG gAGCCTTTTGAAGTTCTGGCCCAAAACACATAGTCCTAAGGAAGTAATGTTTTTAAATGAACTGGAGGAGCTGCTTGATGTGATCGAACCGGctgaatttcaaaaagttatgGAGCCGTTATTTCGACaaattgccaaatgtgtatcgTCGCCACATTTTCAGGTGGCTGAACGAGCGCTTTATTACTGGAATAACGAGTATATAATGTCGCTGATAGCAGACAATTCGCAGGTCATTTTGCCGATAATGTTCCCGGCTTTAAATCGTAATTCAAAAACGCATTGGAATAAAACTATACATGGACTGATTTATAATGCACTAAAATTGTTCATGGAGATGAATCAGCGCCTTTTCGACGAGTGTAGTCGAAACTATCGCCAGGAGAAGCAACT GGAACGCGAAAAGATGTCACAACGTGAAGAGCTTTGGATGCAAGTAGAGTCTTTAGCCAAAAGCAATCCTGAATGGCCTAAAATGTGTGGCCAAATGGATAATTTAAGTATTTCAAGTAGTCAAAATGAGTTTGAAGAGAATGAGAATTGTGATCTAACTTATGACAAATTGGAACAAGAAAGCAGACAACCGCagatacaacaacaaacagcacaGGAAACTAGAGAG ATACGAGGGGAACGCAATAAAGACAAGCCGTTATTGCGTCGAAAGTCGGATTTACCAGCTGATAGTGGCACAATTCGTGCCCTATTCGAACATAAGCGGACGGACGATTTCTTGAAGACTCCTCCAGATGTGAACAAATATTAA
- the LOC126767669 gene encoding uncharacterized protein LOC126767669 isoform X4: MVFNAKYYAGNSAGFKQLSQQHCEQQFHVPQSKLCSTKTRHTGSDLKPSTVVCGGDSITSTSIIVSTDPVKSSDNHQNQNINNNGTNINHKQNQTIGCTFSSLTEKLETPTLVSIKTSVASNSTTRTSATTSTLPAASSLTNYYGLGIPKSPSFHSGLDQLASKKNESYINRPHLSNAKSFKDNVAPHIVSGDLTKQRIIVANNCLTFNIKNIEEIKAKFLVDETLVSGTHLVNNHNSPTSTMSQHQQRQKAEIQTTAVASPSIATSSSALSSITTNSIGSASTYASNSTSSYSSSSSACISNSAGTSTPVVGGMPGSGIGGVGVGGVATNSISTAIVTSSTTATSSSLVATLTQHFSAATSATSLLSTAASPSLTTNNKSPVSAAAAIKNILNATKNVGNSAASVAIGQAANSAGSGSANVAQNIVSGISISLGIGGSANNNAGKNGLSLCSGNGTSLAAKLNNTNASHFQNGDEANNAMNIGLGNSTCNGGIDGVDNDNCSKDNTNGSGILSPQTLQQITGSPGRARDRNLFHSPSTTLTATPLPLLRETPANEREQLLIQKLRQCCTLFDFSEPLSDLKWKEVKRAALHEMVEYLSNQNGVITEAIYPEAINMFAVNLFRTLPPSSNPNGAEFDPEEDEPTLESSWPHLQFVYELFLRFLESPDFQPNIAKRYIDHQFVLQLLDLFDSEDPRERDFLKTVLHRIYGKFLGLRAFIRKQINNVFYRFIYETEHHNGIAELLEILGSIINGFALPLKEEHKQFLLKVLLPLHKAKSLSVYHPQLTYCVVQFLEKDPSLSEPVIRSLLKFWPKTHSPKEVMFLNELEELLDVIEPAEFQKVMEPLFRQIAKCVSSPHFQVAERALYYWNNEYIMSLIADNSQVILPIMFPALNRNSKTHWNKTIHGLIYNALKLFMEMNQRLFDECSRNYRQEKQLEREKMSQREELWMQVESLAKSNPEWPKMCGQMDNLSISSSQNEFEENENCDLTYDKLEQESRQPQIQQQTAQETREIRGERNKDKPLLRRKSDLPADSGTIRALFEHKRTDDFLKTPPDVNKY; this comes from the exons ATGGTATTCAATGCTAAATACTATGCGGGCAACTCAGCCGGCTTTAAGCAACTATCACAACAACACTGTGAACAACAATTCCACGTGCCGCAATCAAAATTGTGTTCAACAAAAACTCGACATACAGGTAGTGATCTAAAACCATCTACTGTTGTGTGTGGGGGTGACTCCATTACATCAACCTCAATTATTGTATCTACCGATCCAGTGAAATCGAGTGATAATCATcaaaaccaaaacattaacaatAACGGAACTAACATTAACCATAAACAAAATCAAACTATAGGCTGTACGTTTAGCTCTTTAACAGAAAAGCTTGAAACCCCGACATTGGTGTCTATTAAAACAAGTGTTGCATCCAACTCAACAACAAGAACTTCGGCCACAACATCAACACTTCCAGCGGCTAGTTCCCTGACAAATTATTATGGCTTAGGTATACCCAAGTCACCGTCATTTCACAGCGGACTTGATCAGTTGGCCAGCAAGAAAAACGAATCTTACATAAATCGACCGCATTTGTCAAATGCGAAAAGTTTTAAAGACAACGTTGCCCCACACATTGTTAGCGGCGACTTAACAAAGCAAAGGATTATAGTAGCGAATAACTGTTTAAcatttaatatcaaaaacatTGAAGAAATCAAAGCTAAATTTCTAGTTGACGAAACCTTGGTTTCTGGAACACATTTGGTTAATAATCACAATTCTCCTACGTCAACAATGTCACAGCATCAACAGCGACAAAAGGCCGAAATACAGACAACGGCGGTTGCATCACCATCAATTGCAACAAGCAGCAGCGCGTTATCATCTATAACAACAAATTCTATTGGTTCAG CCTCTACATACGCTTCCAACAGCACATCCTCATATTCCTCATCGTCATCTGCATGTATATCGAATTCGGCCGGAACAAGCACGCCAGTTGTTGGTGGAATGCCTGGTAGTGGCATTGGCGGTGTTGGCGTTGGAGGGGTTGCCACCAATAGCATCAGCACTGCCATTGTCACCTCATCAACGACGGCAACGTCATCTTCACTGGTTGCGACACTGACACAGCACTTTTCAGCTGCCACATCGGCTACTTCACTGCTTTCAACGGCTGCCTCACCATCATTAACCACTAATAATAAG TCGCCGGTGAGTGCAGCCGCCGCAATCAAAAATATTCTCAATGCCACAAAAAATGTTGGAAACTCGGCTGCTTCTGTGGCGATAGGACAAGCAGCAAATTCTGCAGGAAGTGGCAGCGCAAATGTGGCACAAAATATCGTTAGTGGTATTAGTATTTCGTTGGGAATCGGTGGGTCAGCGAACAATAACGCCGGTAAAAATGGGCTTTCATTGTGCAGTGGAAATGGTACGTCTTTagcagcaaaattaaataataccaATGCCTCCCACTTTCAAAATGGCGACGAAGCGAATAATGCCATGAACATTGGTCTTGGTAACAGTACTTGTAACGGCGGAATTGACGGCGTTGATAATGATAACTGCAGCAAGGACAACACAAATGGCAGCGGAATTCTATCGCCACAAACTTTGCAACAAATCACTGGAAGTCCTGGACGCGCTAGAGACCGCAATCTATTCCATTCACCATCCACAACATTGACGGCCACACCTCTGCCGCTCCTACGAG AAACGCCCGCAAATGAACGTGAACAACTTTTGATTCAAAAGTTAAGGCAATGTTGCACACTCTTCGATTTTTCCGAGCCCTTAAGCGATCTAAAATGGAAGGAAGTAAAGCGCGCTGCTCTGCACGAAATGGTCGAGTATCTCTCTAACCAGAATGGTGTGATCACGGAAGCAATTTATCCGGAGGCAATAAATATG TTTGCGGTAAATTTATTTCGCACATTACCTCCTTCATCGAATCCCAACGGCGCTGAGTTCGATCCGGAAGAAGATGAACCTACGTTAGAATCATCGTGGCCCCATTTACAATTTGTCTACGAACTATTTTTGCGTTTCCTCGAATCACCAGATTTTCAGCCAAACATCGCTAAGCGTTATATTGATCACCAATTTgtgttgcagttgttggaccTTTTTGATTCGGAGGATCCACGTGAACGTGATTTCCTTAAGACTGTACTGCATCGGATCTATGGAAAGTTTTTGGGTTTAAGAGCATTTATACGCAAACAAATCAATAACGTATTCTATCG cttTATTTATGAGACCGAGCATCACAATGGCATTGCTGAACTTTTAGAAATTCTCGGTAGTATTATAAATGGTTTCGCATTACCACTAAAAGAGGAGCACAAACAATTTTTGCTGAAAGTTTTATTACCATTGCACAAGGCGAAAAGCCTATCTGTTTACCATCCGCAATTGACATATTGCGTTGTGCAGTTCTTGGAGAAAGATCCAAGTTTATCGGAGCCAGTAATAAG gAGCCTTTTGAAGTTCTGGCCCAAAACACATAGTCCTAAGGAAGTAATGTTTTTAAATGAACTGGAGGAGCTGCTTGATGTGATCGAACCGGctgaatttcaaaaagttatgGAGCCGTTATTTCGACaaattgccaaatgtgtatcgTCGCCACATTTTCAGGTGGCTGAACGAGCGCTTTATTACTGGAATAACGAGTATATAATGTCGCTGATAGCAGACAATTCGCAGGTCATTTTGCCGATAATGTTCCCGGCTTTAAATCGTAATTCAAAAACGCATTGGAATAAAACTATACATGGACTGATTTATAATGCACTAAAATTGTTCATGGAGATGAATCAGCGCCTTTTCGACGAGTGTAGTCGAAACTATCGCCAGGAGAAGCAACT GGAACGCGAAAAGATGTCACAACGTGAAGAGCTTTGGATGCAAGTAGAGTCTTTAGCCAAAAGCAATCCTGAATGGCCTAAAATGTGTGGCCAAATGGATAATTTAAGTATTTCAAGTAGTCAAAATGAGTTTGAAGAGAATGAGAATTGTGATCTAACTTATGACAAATTGGAACAAGAAAGCAGACAACCGCagatacaacaacaaacagcacaGGAAACTAGAGAG ATACGAGGGGAACGCAATAAAGACAAGCCGTTATTGCGTCGAAAGTCGGATTTACCAGCTGATAGTGGCACAATTCGTGCCCTATTCGAACATAAGCGGACGGACGATTTCTTGAAGACTCCTCCAGATGTGAACAAATATTAA
- the LOC126767669 gene encoding uncharacterized protein LOC126767669 isoform X3 — translation MVFNAKYYAGNSAGFKQLSQQHCEQQFHVPQSKLCSTKTRHTVKSSDNHQNQNINNNGTNINHKQNQTIGCTFSSLTEKLETPTLVSIKTSVASNSTTRTSATTSTLPAASSLTNYYGLGIPKSPSFHSGLDQLASKKNESYINRPHLSNAKSFKDNVAPHIVSGDLTKQRIIVANNCLTFNIKNIEEIKAKFLVDETLVSGTHLVNNHNSPTSTMSQHQQRQKAEIQTTAVASPSIATSSSALSSITTNSIGSGIVSAAVASIYNSSNKSSSTYTYNPNTVASTYASNSTSSYSSSSSACISNSAGTSTPVVGGMPGSGIGGVGVGGVATNSISTAIVTSSTTATSSSLVATLTQHFSAATSATSLLSTAASPSLTTNNKSPVSAAAAIKNILNATKNVGNSAASVAIGQAANSAGSGSANVAQNIVSGISISLGIGGSANNNAGKNGLSLCSGNGTSLAAKLNNTNASHFQNGDEANNAMNIGLGNSTCNGGIDGVDNDNCSKDNTNGSGILSPQTLQQITGSPGRARDRNLFHSPSTTLTATPLPLLRETPANEREQLLIQKLRQCCTLFDFSEPLSDLKWKEVKRAALHEMVEYLSNQNGVITEAIYPEAINMFAVNLFRTLPPSSNPNGAEFDPEEDEPTLESSWPHLQFVYELFLRFLESPDFQPNIAKRYIDHQFVLQLLDLFDSEDPRERDFLKTVLHRIYGKFLGLRAFIRKQINNVFYRFIYETEHHNGIAELLEILGSIINGFALPLKEEHKQFLLKVLLPLHKAKSLSVYHPQLTYCVVQFLEKDPSLSEPVIRSLLKFWPKTHSPKEVMFLNELEELLDVIEPAEFQKVMEPLFRQIAKCVSSPHFQVAERALYYWNNEYIMSLIADNSQVILPIMFPALNRNSKTHWNKTIHGLIYNALKLFMEMNQRLFDECSRNYRQEKQLEREKMSQREELWMQVESLAKSNPEWPKMCGQMDNLSISSSQNEFEENENCDLTYDKLEQESRQPQIQQQTAQETREIRGERNKDKPLLRRKSDLPADSGTIRALFEHKRTDDFLKTPPDVNKY, via the exons ATGGTATTCAATGCTAAATACTATGCGGGCAACTCAGCCGGCTTTAAGCAACTATCACAACAACACTGTGAACAACAATTCCACGTGCCGCAATCAAAATTGTGTTCAACAAAAACTCGACATACAG TGAAATCGAGTGATAATCATcaaaaccaaaacattaacaatAACGGAACTAACATTAACCATAAACAAAATCAAACTATAGGCTGTACGTTTAGCTCTTTAACAGAAAAGCTTGAAACCCCGACATTGGTGTCTATTAAAACAAGTGTTGCATCCAACTCAACAACAAGAACTTCGGCCACAACATCAACACTTCCAGCGGCTAGTTCCCTGACAAATTATTATGGCTTAGGTATACCCAAGTCACCGTCATTTCACAGCGGACTTGATCAGTTGGCCAGCAAGAAAAACGAATCTTACATAAATCGACCGCATTTGTCAAATGCGAAAAGTTTTAAAGACAACGTTGCCCCACACATTGTTAGCGGCGACTTAACAAAGCAAAGGATTATAGTAGCGAATAACTGTTTAAcatttaatatcaaaaacatTGAAGAAATCAAAGCTAAATTTCTAGTTGACGAAACCTTGGTTTCTGGAACACATTTGGTTAATAATCACAATTCTCCTACGTCAACAATGTCACAGCATCAACAGCGACAAAAGGCCGAAATACAGACAACGGCGGTTGCATCACCATCAATTGCAACAAGCAGCAGCGCGTTATCATCTATAACAACAAATTCTATTGGTTCAGGTATAGTTTCCGCTGCCGTTGCATCTATTTACAATTCAAGCAACAAATCTTCGTCGACATATACTTATAATCCCAATACCGTAGCCTCTACATACGCTTCCAACAGCACATCCTCATATTCCTCATCGTCATCTGCATGTATATCGAATTCGGCCGGAACAAGCACGCCAGTTGTTGGTGGAATGCCTGGTAGTGGCATTGGCGGTGTTGGCGTTGGAGGGGTTGCCACCAATAGCATCAGCACTGCCATTGTCACCTCATCAACGACGGCAACGTCATCTTCACTGGTTGCGACACTGACACAGCACTTTTCAGCTGCCACATCGGCTACTTCACTGCTTTCAACGGCTGCCTCACCATCATTAACCACTAATAATAAG TCGCCGGTGAGTGCAGCCGCCGCAATCAAAAATATTCTCAATGCCACAAAAAATGTTGGAAACTCGGCTGCTTCTGTGGCGATAGGACAAGCAGCAAATTCTGCAGGAAGTGGCAGCGCAAATGTGGCACAAAATATCGTTAGTGGTATTAGTATTTCGTTGGGAATCGGTGGGTCAGCGAACAATAACGCCGGTAAAAATGGGCTTTCATTGTGCAGTGGAAATGGTACGTCTTTagcagcaaaattaaataataccaATGCCTCCCACTTTCAAAATGGCGACGAAGCGAATAATGCCATGAACATTGGTCTTGGTAACAGTACTTGTAACGGCGGAATTGACGGCGTTGATAATGATAACTGCAGCAAGGACAACACAAATGGCAGCGGAATTCTATCGCCACAAACTTTGCAACAAATCACTGGAAGTCCTGGACGCGCTAGAGACCGCAATCTATTCCATTCACCATCCACAACATTGACGGCCACACCTCTGCCGCTCCTACGAG AAACGCCCGCAAATGAACGTGAACAACTTTTGATTCAAAAGTTAAGGCAATGTTGCACACTCTTCGATTTTTCCGAGCCCTTAAGCGATCTAAAATGGAAGGAAGTAAAGCGCGCTGCTCTGCACGAAATGGTCGAGTATCTCTCTAACCAGAATGGTGTGATCACGGAAGCAATTTATCCGGAGGCAATAAATATG TTTGCGGTAAATTTATTTCGCACATTACCTCCTTCATCGAATCCCAACGGCGCTGAGTTCGATCCGGAAGAAGATGAACCTACGTTAGAATCATCGTGGCCCCATTTACAATTTGTCTACGAACTATTTTTGCGTTTCCTCGAATCACCAGATTTTCAGCCAAACATCGCTAAGCGTTATATTGATCACCAATTTgtgttgcagttgttggaccTTTTTGATTCGGAGGATCCACGTGAACGTGATTTCCTTAAGACTGTACTGCATCGGATCTATGGAAAGTTTTTGGGTTTAAGAGCATTTATACGCAAACAAATCAATAACGTATTCTATCG cttTATTTATGAGACCGAGCATCACAATGGCATTGCTGAACTTTTAGAAATTCTCGGTAGTATTATAAATGGTTTCGCATTACCACTAAAAGAGGAGCACAAACAATTTTTGCTGAAAGTTTTATTACCATTGCACAAGGCGAAAAGCCTATCTGTTTACCATCCGCAATTGACATATTGCGTTGTGCAGTTCTTGGAGAAAGATCCAAGTTTATCGGAGCCAGTAATAAG gAGCCTTTTGAAGTTCTGGCCCAAAACACATAGTCCTAAGGAAGTAATGTTTTTAAATGAACTGGAGGAGCTGCTTGATGTGATCGAACCGGctgaatttcaaaaagttatgGAGCCGTTATTTCGACaaattgccaaatgtgtatcgTCGCCACATTTTCAGGTGGCTGAACGAGCGCTTTATTACTGGAATAACGAGTATATAATGTCGCTGATAGCAGACAATTCGCAGGTCATTTTGCCGATAATGTTCCCGGCTTTAAATCGTAATTCAAAAACGCATTGGAATAAAACTATACATGGACTGATTTATAATGCACTAAAATTGTTCATGGAGATGAATCAGCGCCTTTTCGACGAGTGTAGTCGAAACTATCGCCAGGAGAAGCAACT GGAACGCGAAAAGATGTCACAACGTGAAGAGCTTTGGATGCAAGTAGAGTCTTTAGCCAAAAGCAATCCTGAATGGCCTAAAATGTGTGGCCAAATGGATAATTTAAGTATTTCAAGTAGTCAAAATGAGTTTGAAGAGAATGAGAATTGTGATCTAACTTATGACAAATTGGAACAAGAAAGCAGACAACCGCagatacaacaacaaacagcacaGGAAACTAGAGAG ATACGAGGGGAACGCAATAAAGACAAGCCGTTATTGCGTCGAAAGTCGGATTTACCAGCTGATAGTGGCACAATTCGTGCCCTATTCGAACATAAGCGGACGGACGATTTCTTGAAGACTCCTCCAGATGTGAACAAATATTAA